The sequence AGGTCTCACTCGATTAGGCCGGCTACTAAAAGGCCTCCTCCGTGGTGTAACTATAAGCCTGAAGAGGTGGAGGCGCTTATCGTTAAGCTGGGTAAAGACATGGTTCCCCCCAGTATGATAGGGATCATCCTCAGAGACCAGTACGGTATTCCGCTTGTTAAACACATCACCGGTAAAACTGTTACGGAGATCCTCAGGGAGCACGGCTTGGCCCCTCAGATACCTGAGGACCTGATGAACCTTCTGAGGAAAGCCGCTAGGCTTAAGAGGCATCTTGAAACTCATAAGAGCGATACGGCTAATAAGCGGGCCCTCCAGTTGATAGAGGCTAAGATCTATAGGCTCTCCAAGTATTATAAGGAGAAGGGGCTTCTACCCCGGGATTGGAGATACAAGACCGCGGTTCTCTCGGCCAGATAGGTCTGGTAGGGTATATGAGACAGACGGCGAGAAGCGAGGGGCTCGAGGAGTTTCTAGAATCCTCTAGGGCGGTAGCCGAGTTTATAAAGGAGAGGGTGTTGGAGGGCTGGAGCTTCACGGTTCTATGCCATCTAGATGCCGACGGTTTATCCTCAGGAGCAATCATCGGTAAGGCTTTGATGAGACTCCAAGCGCCGTTTCAGATAAGGGTCTTGAAGCAGCTCGACGAAAGGTCGTTGAAGGAGGTTTATACAGAAGACCGTGCGACGGTCTTTGTAGACATGGGTTCAGGGAGCCTGAATCTCCTCTCAAACCTCGAAGGTGCTGAAAACATAGCGGTTTTAGACCACCACCAGCCTCTGGAGACTCATCTCGAGGAGTTTAAGGGAGCCCACTTAAACCCTCATCTATACGGCTTAAACGGCTCCACCGACGTCAGCGGTTCAGGGGTCGCCTATCTGGTGGCCAAAGGTCTGGACCCGTCTAACGTGGATTTATCCCCCCTGGCGGTCGTCGGAGCCATAGGG comes from Candidatus Bathyarchaeota archaeon and encodes:
- a CDS encoding 30S ribosomal protein S15, whose translation is MKRRAHAHGRSHSIRPATKRPPPWCNYKPEEVEALIVKLGKDMVPPSMIGIILRDQYGIPLVKHITGKTVTEILREHGLAPQIPEDLMNLLRKAARLKRHLETHKSDTANKRALQLIEAKIYRLSKYYKEKGLLPRDWRYKTAVLSAR